One stretch of Toxoplasma gondii ME49 chromosome XI, whole genome shotgun sequence DNA includes these proteins:
- a CDS encoding hypothetical protein (encoded by transcript TGME49_309600), whose product MSSSLGSADTMENRGRSVPREAAVRRHMPNKKHKTETGGVPRFRRIPSSFSRFVSFSFSVSPCQASSPPQALLAVSVPPPPEYAAPQATADVRPRNCQLFLPACRRLFLWPILLSCLVCLEFHSVFDLPRTSSAGDASVSLTTRASPFSRVYSIPVFLFTAGERDDGTQSKEDEAEGGTQRGAQYSLENGSIVSTAERLERRRRASGLLWNQEADTARDAERTGATQNATDASGPFLGAEYTLSFLEETSEDGQKTPASAEETSRESLKFGPLQYNGASRGSLQKVNIVDEVAGPTNLGRLLYHVSRLNSDLAEDVLGNQVLTNQIIGSTVLALKAKSQQLGGLEKAVSVLKSNVRVGQLRVVEFRDLVRAKALERQALFRDRLGNIRDRINDAAGSIILQTMAALRGAVDHLKNEADALLWGEKYRSRLKQVELQLLGNAMKLDELRGILDQARSRVDVWVEGAGNVVQQMGQDASRLAHAGQESFLTTAAAIIKKKEEEFALFLSTPRVEVTYGDMLVDQILMDFRSSSVSIMDLSSWLTQENGFGKKTASVDEVAARLLNKLRAAEPNVDIRAVFCFVPPYPAAKNLDDGRFHIVPDLRIMQTVLAHLQKVDVARSYVVLSVDQLLIQSQIVAFDRSGKRAASAVFVLKPRSTHGGDVMFSRIDSYGFEFRRNLSRHSRDVMREALRATGPKTRVLIVYAGQRPATRRGSEASMRHHSMTYLAEAGSCAAEFARYNDQSLPEIQQLSTRLRSELRFFMAIERNCRKALVSARIPPDVEQTLHLPPINMGVYRIYHINQTAVFAAFSEVPLPSVPLSSFFRSAVGLLRLEITRSRFGRKEFAVPPRAALAQALSTLFSQRIDGDALVTLRARVTSDTRLSWVRRKKARTSIHLETSVAPPLYVGTHLVADIRKEYLTPQAILTSVADYVANKYLSQNFMRYREKLEGRVLYIQISQQG is encoded by the exons ATGAGCTCATCTTTGGGCTCTGCAGATACGATGGAGAACCGGGGGCGGTCTGTTCCGCGCGAAGCCGCGGTTCGGAGACACATGCCCAacaagaaacacaaaacagaGACGGGAGGCGTGCCCCGCTTTCGGCGAAttccctcgtctttctcgcgtttcgtctctttcagCTTTTCGGTTTCACCGTGCCAAGCGTCCTCGCCGCCGCAGGCCCTCCTCGCCGTTTCTGTACCTCCTCCCCCAGAGTATGCTGCTCCGCAAGCCACGGCCGACGTGCGGCCGCGGAACTGTCAACTTTTCCTCCCGGCTTGCCGCCGACTTTTTCTGTGGCCAATTCTACTCTCATGTCTCGTTTGCTTGGAGTTCCACTCCGTCTTTGATCTACCGCGCACCTCATCGGCAGGGGACGCATCTGTGAGCCTCACGACCCgcgcctctcctttttctcgcgtctaCTCGATTCCTGTATTCCTCTTCACAGCGGGGGAACGGGACGACGGCACCCAGTCTAAGGAAGATGAGGCGGAAGGCGGAACGCAGAGGGGAGCTCAGTATTCACTAGAGAACGGCTCAATAGTCTCAACCGCGGAACGcttggagagaagacgacgcgcaAGTGGCCTGTTGTGGAACCAGGAAGCGGACACAGctcgagacgcagaacgcaCAGGAGCGACACAAAACGCTACAGACGCTTCTGGCCCCTTTCTCGGGGCCGAGTATACGCTGTCTTTTTTGGAGGAAACAAGCGAGGACGGTCAAAAAACTCCAGCGtcagcagaagaaaccagTCGCGAATCGCTCAAATTCGGCCCGTTGCAATACAACGGCGCTTCTCGGGGCTCTCTGCAAAAAGTGAACATCGTCGACGAAGTTGCAGGACCCACGAATCTCG GGAGGCTTCTGTACCACGTGAGCAGATTAAACAGCGACCTCGCCGAAGACGTTCTGGGAAATCAAGTTCTGACGAACCAG ATTATCGGCTCCACAGTGCTCGCGCTGAAAGCCAAGAGTCAGCAGCTGGGAGGCCTCGAGAAAGCTGTCAGCGTCCTCAAATCCAACGTCCGCGTCGGCCAACTGAGGGTGGTAGAATTTCGCGACCTCGTGCGAGCCAAGGCTCTAGAGCGCCAAG CGCTCTTTCGCGACCGGCTGGGCAACATCCGAGACCGAATCAACGATGCGGCAGGCTCGATCATCCTCCAGACGATGGCTGCCCTCCGCGGTGCCGTGGATCATCTGAagaacgaagcagacgcTTTGCTTTGGGGGGAAAAGTACCGGAGTCGCCTCAAACAGGTCGAATTGCAACTTCTCGGCAACGCCATGAAACTTGATGAG CTCCGAGGGATTCTGGATCAAGCGAGAAGTCGAGTCGACGTGTGGGTGGAGGGTGCGGGGAATGTGGTGCAGCAGATGGGCCAGGACGCATCCCGtttggcgcatgcaggccaGGAATCTTTTCTGACCACGGCTGCGGCAATCAtcaagaaaaaggaagaagaattcgctcttttcttgtcGACGCCGCGTGTAGAAGTGACCTACGGAGACATGCTGGTCGACCAGATTTTGATGGATTTCCGCTCGAGCAGCGTGAGCATCATGGACTTAAGTTCCTGGCTTACGCAGGAAAACGGTTTCGGGAAGAAAACGGCGTCGGTCGACGAAGTCGCTGCCAGACTCTTGAACAAATTGCGAGCCGCAGAACCCAACGTAGACAT CCGCGCGGTGTTCTGTTTCGTTCCGCCGTACCCGGCCGCAAAGAATCTCGACGACGGCCGCTTTCACATCGTCCCGGACCTTCGAATAATGCAGACTGTCTTGGCGCATTTGCAGAAAGTGGACGTCGCGCGGAGCTACGTCGTCCTCTCGGTTGACCAACTTCTCATCCAGTCGCAGATCGTCGCCTTCGACAGGAGCGGCAAGCGCGCGGCCTCTGCCGTCTTCGTTCTGAAGCCTAGAA GCACTCATGGAGGCGATGTGATGTTTTCTCGAATCGATTCGTACGGCTTCGAGTTTCGACGAAATCTCTCGAGACACTCCCGCGATGTGATGCGCGAGGCCTTGCGAGCAACGGGACCGAAAACGAGAGTCCTCATCGTGTACGCAGGACAACGTCCAG CGACACGTCGAGGGAGCGAGGCTTCGATGCGGCACCATTCGATGACGTACCTTGCGGAGGCGGGGAGTTGCGCGGCGGAGTTCGCGAGATATAACGACCAGTCACTTCCAGAAATTCAGCAGTTGTCGACGAGGCTGAGGTCCGAACTTCGTTTCTTCATGGCGAtcgagagaaactgcagaaaGGCTTTGGTCTCAGCTCGCATTCCGCCCGACGTGGAGCAGACTCTCCACCTCCCTCCCATCAACATGGGCGTCTACCGAATCTACCACATCAACCAAACTGCGGttttcgctgccttctcaGAGGTTCCTCTCCCCAGTGTgcccctctcttccttcttcag GTCTGCCGTCGGACTGCTGCGACTGGAGATAACGCGTTCTCGCTTCGGGCGGAAGGAGTTCGCTGTGCCGCCCCGCGCAGCGCTGGCCCAAGCGCTCTCGACTTTGTTTTCTCAGCGCATCGACGGAGATGCGCTTGTGACTTTGCGCGCGCGCGTGACCTCCGACACACGGTTGAGCTGggtgagaaggaagaaagctCGGACGTCTATACACCTGGAGACGAGTGTGGCGCCTCCGCTGTACGTGGGAACTCACCTAGTCGCAGACATCCGGAAAGAATACCTGACGCCGCAGGCGATTCTTACTTCCGTGGCTGACTATGTCGCGAACAAGTACCTCTCGCAGAACTTCATGCGGTACAGAGAAAAGCTCGAAGGCCGAGTTCTCTACATCCAAATTTCGCAACAAGGTTAG